The proteins below come from a single Mytilus edulis chromosome 5, xbMytEdul2.2, whole genome shotgun sequence genomic window:
- the LOC139525050 gene encoding SCAN domain-containing protein 3-like: MFGVEAKVDLTTSSLPDEIISLLNTEDDLKDITNTGFRDNEEGMEINNINIPIDSDEITCIVCQKPASNAHSCSNCTSTVRVICGKANGEEGYGTTVTVLCFLCTNEQEIQTERTNATMCTEKQAERMINRSNKVLEEADIGCNVLIPIPHVDRGKGDTKNIMAIVHQKTEKGYRLATKHGILLGSYTRTQFEVADSLFWYLQMCVLKILFP, encoded by the coding sequence ATGTTTGGAGTAGAGGCAAAGGTTGACCTAACAACATCCtccttgccagatgaaataatttcGCTCTTAAATACAGAGGATGATCTGAAAGATATTACCAACACAGGATTTCGTGACAACGAAGAAGGCATGgaaatcaataatataaatattccAATTGATAGCGACGAAATCACATGTATTGTTTGTCAAAAGCCAGCGTCAAATGCACATTCATGTTCAAATTGTACATCAACAGTGCGTGTTATTTGTGGTAAAGCAAATGGCGAAGAAGGTTATGGGACAACAGTTACTGTTTTGTGCTTTTTGTGTACAAATGAACAAGAAATACAAACCGAGAGAACTAATGCAACTATGTGTACAGAAAAACAGGCAGAACGAATGATCAACAGATCGAACAAAGTTTTAGAGGAGGCTGACATTGGTTGTAATGTTTTGATACCAATCCCGCATGTTGACAGAGGAAAGGGAGACACAAAAAACATCATGGCCATCGTTCATCAAAAGACTGAAAAAGGATATCGCTTGGCCACAAAACATGGTATCCTGCTCGGATCATATACAAGAACCCAGTTCGAGGTTGCTGATTCCCTTTTTTGGTACCTTCAGATGTGTGTACTGAAAATTTTATTTCCTTAA